In a genomic window of Zingiber officinale cultivar Zhangliang chromosome 9B, Zo_v1.1, whole genome shotgun sequence:
- the LOC122025610 gene encoding protein indeterminate-domain 14-like isoform X1 produces MLSSSNPAKFAALPPKNSTTIASMDQINGGKRKRRPAGTPDPDAEVVSLSPRTLLEADRYVCEICGQGFQREQNLQMHRRRHKVPWKLVRRQQGGEASGRNTKRVFVCPEASCLHHDPRHALGDLVGIKKHFRRKHSNHRQWACDRCGKAYAVHSDYKAHLKTCGTRGHSCDCGRVFSRVESFIEHQDSCDANRAGRPSSQSPARPPLSLSIAAASTAAAAVVAPNEAAAAPPFLPMFMRPPPPQPIIIPNDHRVRRHHNLELQLLPATSYNSFLRRELRVSIPPDEEAATSTELQLSIGPPGVTNAAAEARDDEEAAEKEFADAKRIRQQARAELENAYVLRERAKKRIASVLLQITCHSCRKQSPSKLSPSTSSNHDTN; encoded by the exons ATGCTAAGCTCTTCCAACCCTGCCAAGTTTGCTGCCCTTCCTCCCAAGAACAGTACTACGATAGCTTCTATGGATCAGATCAATGgagggaagagaaagagaaggccTGCGGGAACTCCAG ATCCGGACGCGGAGGTGGTGTCGCTGTCGCCGCGGACGCTGCTGGAGGCGGACCGGTACGTGTGCGAGATCTGCGGGCAGGGGTTCCAGAGGGAGCAGAACCTGCAGATGCACCGGCGGCGGCACAAGGTGCCGTGGAAGCTGGTGCGGCGCCAGCAGGGAGGCGAGGCGTCGGGGAGGAATACCAAGCGGGTGTTCGTGTGCCCCGAGGCGAGCTGCCTGCACCACGACCCCCGGCACGCGCTCGGCGACCTCGTCGGCATCAAGAAGCACTTCCGCCGGAAGCACAGCAACCACCGACAGTGGGCCTGCGACCGGTGCGGCAAGGCCTACGCCGTCCACTCCGACTACAAGGCCCACCTCAAGACCTGCGGCACCCGCGGCCACTCCTGCGACTGCGGCCGCGTCTTCTCCAG AGTAGAGAGTTTCATAGAGCACCAAGATTCGTGCGACGCCAACCGAGCAGGACGGCCGAGCAGCCAATCGCCAGCACGGCCTCCACTCTCCCTCTCCATCGCCGCCGCctccaccgccgccgccgccgtagtGGCTCCAAACGAAGCAGCAGCAGCGCCGCCATTTCTTCCGATGTTCAtgcggccgccgccgccgcagccAATAATTATTCCGAACGACCACCGCGTGCGCCGCCACCACAACCTCGAGCTCCAGCTGCTCCCCGCCACCTCCTACAACAGCTTCCTCCGCCGAGAACTTCGCGTCTCCATCCCGCCCGACGAAGAAGCGGCGACCTCCACGGAGCTGCAGCTATCGATCGGGCCTCCGGGAGTCACTAATGCGGCGGCGGAAGCGAGAGACGACGAAGAAGCGGCGGAGAAGGAGTTCGCCGACGCGAAACGGATCCGGCAGCAGGCGCGGGCGGAGCTGGAGAACGCCTACGTGTTGAGGGAGCGTGCGAAGAAGCGGATCGCATCGGTGCTTCTCCAAATCACGTGCCATTCTTGTAGGAAGCAGTCGCCGTCCAAACTATCTCCGTCCACGAGCTCCAATCACGACACTAATTGA
- the LOC122025610 gene encoding protein indeterminate-domain 14-like isoform X2, protein MHRRRHKVPWKLVRRQQGGEASGRNTKRVFVCPEASCLHHDPRHALGDLVGIKKHFRRKHSNHRQWACDRCGKAYAVHSDYKAHLKTCGTRGHSCDCGRVFSRVESFIEHQDSCDANRAGRPSSQSPARPPLSLSIAAASTAAAAVVAPNEAAAAPPFLPMFMRPPPPQPIIIPNDHRVRRHHNLELQLLPATSYNSFLRRELRVSIPPDEEAATSTELQLSIGPPGVTNAAAEARDDEEAAEKEFADAKRIRQQARAELENAYVLRERAKKRIASVLLQITCHSCRKQSPSKLSPSTSSNHDTN, encoded by the exons ATGCACCGGCGGCGGCACAAGGTGCCGTGGAAGCTGGTGCGGCGCCAGCAGGGAGGCGAGGCGTCGGGGAGGAATACCAAGCGGGTGTTCGTGTGCCCCGAGGCGAGCTGCCTGCACCACGACCCCCGGCACGCGCTCGGCGACCTCGTCGGCATCAAGAAGCACTTCCGCCGGAAGCACAGCAACCACCGACAGTGGGCCTGCGACCGGTGCGGCAAGGCCTACGCCGTCCACTCCGACTACAAGGCCCACCTCAAGACCTGCGGCACCCGCGGCCACTCCTGCGACTGCGGCCGCGTCTTCTCCAG AGTAGAGAGTTTCATAGAGCACCAAGATTCGTGCGACGCCAACCGAGCAGGACGGCCGAGCAGCCAATCGCCAGCACGGCCTCCACTCTCCCTCTCCATCGCCGCCGCctccaccgccgccgccgccgtagtGGCTCCAAACGAAGCAGCAGCAGCGCCGCCATTTCTTCCGATGTTCAtgcggccgccgccgccgcagccAATAATTATTCCGAACGACCACCGCGTGCGCCGCCACCACAACCTCGAGCTCCAGCTGCTCCCCGCCACCTCCTACAACAGCTTCCTCCGCCGAGAACTTCGCGTCTCCATCCCGCCCGACGAAGAAGCGGCGACCTCCACGGAGCTGCAGCTATCGATCGGGCCTCCGGGAGTCACTAATGCGGCGGCGGAAGCGAGAGACGACGAAGAAGCGGCGGAGAAGGAGTTCGCCGACGCGAAACGGATCCGGCAGCAGGCGCGGGCGGAGCTGGAGAACGCCTACGTGTTGAGGGAGCGTGCGAAGAAGCGGATCGCATCGGTGCTTCTCCAAATCACGTGCCATTCTTGTAGGAAGCAGTCGCCGTCCAAACTATCTCCGTCCACGAGCTCCAATCACGACACTAATTGA
- the LOC122024256 gene encoding peroxidase N-like, whose translation MEKMQISSFYSSLLLLLVLLHLAAEVRPQLSSDFYAQSCPNVLKVVRRQVLNAVKTEMRMTASLLRLHFHDCFVNGCDGSILLDGSDGEKFAFPNINSARGFEVVDAIKAAVEDECSGVVSCADILAIAARDAVLLSGGPSWRVLLGRRDGLVANQSGANSNLPAPFESVASIAQKFKDVGLDSITDVVALSGGHTIGLARCFLFRNRFSGDDMPLESNMASELQSLCAQSSDGNATAALDRNSVDVFDKHYFTNLKRERGLLSSDQRLYSGDDATTKALVEIYSDNVALFFADFANSMIRMGNSSPLTGSAGEIRKNCRVVN comes from the exons ATGGAGAAAATGCAAATTAGCAGCTTTTACTCTTCCCTGCTCCTGCTCCTCGTGCTGCTTCATCTTGCTGCAGAAGTGAGACCTCAACTGAGCTCCGATTTCTACGCGCAGAGCTGCCCCAACGTGCTCAAGGTGGTGCGACGCCAAGTGTTGAATGCGGTGAAGACAGAGATGAGGATGACGGCTTCGTTGCTCAGGCTCCACTTCCATGATTGCTTCGTCAAT GGCTGCGATGGTTCCATTCTTCTCGACGGCAGCGACGGCGAGAAGTTCGCCTTCCCCAACATAAACTCTGCTCGGGGATTCGAGGTCGTCGACGCCATCAAGGCCGCCGTCGAAGACGAGTGCAGTGGAGTCGTCTCTTGCGCGGATATACTCGCCATTGCTGCCAGAGATGCTGTTCTTTTG AGTGGTGGGCCCTCGTGGAGAGTCCTCCTCGGCCGGAGAGATGGCCTCGTCGCTAACCAATCCGGAGCCAACTCCAACCTTCCGGCTCCGTTCGAAAGCGTCGCCTCCATCGCCCAGAAATTTAAGGACGTCGGCCTCGATTCCATCACCGACGTCGTCGCTTTATCAG GTGGGCACACGATCGGGCTGGCGCGATGTTTCTTGTTCAGAAACAGGTTCTCCGGCGACGACATGCCGCTGGAATCGAACATGGCGTCGGAGCTGCAGAGCCTCTGCGCACAGAGCAGCGACGGCAACGCGACGGCGGCGCTCGACCGGAACTCGGTGGACGTGTTCGACAAGCATTACTTCACGAATTTGAAAAGAGAAAGGGGGCTGCTGTCGTCGGACCAGCGGCTGTACTCCGGCGATGACGCCACGACCAAGGCGCTGGTGGAGATCTACAGCGACAACGTGGCGCTTTTCTTCGCCGACTTCGCCAACTCCATGATCAGGATGGGGAACTCGAGCCCGCTCACTGGGAGCGCCGGAGAAATACGAAAGAATTGCAGGGTTGTGAACTAA